In bacterium, a single window of DNA contains:
- a CDS encoding PIN domain-containing protein: MSIGLVLHPGLFENAKNPYQERKIRISGWKDHAILDIQESAQLLETANTLHKEGIPKIDCLHIACAIAAGCEYFLTTDDRILRCSDRVTAVKIVDPILFLKECDL, translated from the coding sequence ATTTCAATTGGTCTGGTCTTACATCCTGGATTATTTGAGAATGCCAAGAACCCATATCAAGAGCGCAAGATTCGCATTAGCGGCTGGAAGGACCATGCTATACTGGATATTCAGGAGAGCGCGCAGCTGCTCGAAACAGCGAACACCTTGCACAAGGAAGGAATTCCCAAAATCGATTGTCTGCATATTGCCTGTGCCATTGCCGCCGGATGCGAGTACTTCCTCACAACCGACGATAGAATCCTGAGATGTAGTGACCGAGTGACTGCCGTCAAGATCGTAGATCCGATACTCTTTCTCAAGGAGTGTGACTTATGA
- a CDS encoding aspartyl protease family protein encodes MIRQMINVEGRNVWTLFDSGARNTYITSEVAAQLTTTSLPRPTYTKLGGETKVSSQVAVLVGEIEGKPFHTEAMVIDHIGDDEEERIIEVLFGSLAMQQWGIRLIPEQEKLDLSHYPTGFTEF; translated from the coding sequence GTGATTCGACAAATGATAAACGTGGAGGGACGGAATGTATGGACGCTTTTTGATTCAGGAGCCCGAAATACCTACATTACTTCTGAGGTTGCAGCACAACTTACTACGACAAGCCTTCCTCGTCCAACATATACCAAATTGGGAGGCGAGACAAAGGTATCTTCGCAGGTCGCTGTATTAGTCGGCGAGATCGAAGGGAAGCCTTTTCATACGGAAGCCATGGTTATTGATCACATTGGGGATGATGAAGAAGAGAGAATTATCGAAGTCCTCTTTGGATCCCTGGCAATGCAACAATGGGGAATACGATTGATACCAGAGCAGGAAAAACTGGACCTCTCTCATTATCCCACCGGGTTTACTGAGTTTTAG